Below is a genomic region from Marinobacter salarius.
CAATCTGTCACAACCGATTCAGCTCAGAACCGACGAACTCCTCTCAGGCGTTCAGGCGCAACTGGTTGCCAGCATTTTCGGCGACGACCTCGACGAGTTGGGCCGGATCGGCAAGGAAGTGGCGGCCCTGGCGAATGATGTGCCGGGGGCAACGGATGTGCGCGCTCAGCAGAGCGCAGGTAAAAAACAGATCGTTATTCGCCCCGACCGTGAAGTGCTGGCGCAGTTTGGCATCAGCATTGATAACCTGATGAGTACGGTCGAAACCGGGATTGGCGGTAAAGGCGCGGGGCTGGTCTTCGACGGTGTCCGGCGATTTGAGATCTTCGCCCGGCTGCAAGAGTCCTATCGCGGGTCCATCGATGAAATCAGAAAGCTTCCCCTCCGGGGTAATAGTGGCGAGCTCATCCCGCTTTCACGGGTGGCCGATGTTGAAATGTACGCTGGCCCCAAGAAAATTTCGCGCTCCAATGCCAGTCGGCGACAGTACGTGCAGATGAACGTACGTGGTCGCGATATGGGCGGTGTTGTTCAGGATTTGCGCAAGCGGATCGAGGAGCAAGTGGACATGCCGCCGGGGTATTTCGTGGAGTTCGGCGGTCAGTTTGAGAACCAGGAAAGGGCCATGGCGCGGCTGGCGATCGTTGTGCCCATTACCCTGGCGCTTATTTTCCTGCTTCTCTTTTCGGCATTCAGTAGTCTTCGCTATGCGGCGCTGATCTTCATGAATGTGCCCTTTGCGGTTACTGGTGGCATTGTCGCGCTGTTTGTGACGGGGCTTTACCTCTCTGTGCCCGCTGCCGTGGGATTCATCGCGGTGTTCGGCGTAGCCGTACTGAACGGTGTGGTGATGGTGAGCTACATCAATCAGTTGCGGGACGAAGGCTACGAAGTCATTGAAGCAGTCAAGTTGGGTGCTCAACGCCGTTTGCGGCCGGTTCTGATGACCGCCTCTGTGGCTATTCTGGGGCTGATTCCCCTGCTGCTGGCCGATGGCATTGGCTCTAATGTCCAACGGCCACTGGCAACGGTTGTGGTTGGCGGTCTGATCACGTCAACGTTGCTGACGTTGGTAGTGTTGCCCAGCGTGTATCAGTGGTTTGCATCCGAACGTCGTGACGTTGAAGTCTGATAGGCAGGAGAAGGCTTATGTATGAAATAAAGGCTTATGTCAGAGAGGTTATGGCAGAGCATGTGGTTGATGCTCTGGCCAGAGTCAAGGGCGTGACAAGCATTGCTGTCGTGCCTCTCAGCGAATTTGGTCATCTGGTCGGCGATGAGTCGCCTCTGGAGAAAGTGAAGATGGTCAAGCTGGAAGTAAACGTAGCGACCGATGATGTCGCTGGTGAAGTTGTGGAACTCATTGTCAGAACGGGCAGAACCCAGGATGGGCACCCGGGTGACGGCAAGGTACTTGTATCCCGCCTGGTTCGGGCTGTTCGTATCGAGGACGGCGAAACCGGTGAGAGTGCACTGGAGCCTGCTTCAAGCTAGTGCTCTGGAAACTGGATGGCGGTTCTGCGGCTTTTGGTTGCGGGCCGCCATCACAGTTCTATCTCCAGTTCCCAGCGATAGATCATATCGTCTGAGTCCGTAGTGAGGCCAAATGCAACGCCCGCCTGGAGTTCCAGAATACTGGAACCCATTCTGAACTCAGCCAGGATGGCAGGTCCCATCAAATGGTTGTTTTCGGCCCCGTAATACTCCAGCCCTGGCTGAAACGTGTCAGACTTCGTGTAGGCGAACTGTAATGAGCCAGTGGGCTCAAGCTGCTCGTCGTCTTCGCCAAATGAGCGGCTAACCAGAAGGTTCGTCAGGATGCTGTAATGCGCGTATAGCTGTCTCTCGTAAAGTGACCCAAGGGTCACTCCACCGGCTTTTTGGCCATGTTCTTTTGACAGTTCAATGAACAAGCCCGCAGCGCTCTCAGTGTCTTGAAAAAAGTTTCCAATCAGTTCGATTTCGTATTCCTCAAGTGAATACGCTCGCCCCGGTCTCTTGATTGCGTTGAAGTTAAGTTCGGCGCTCAGGCGTTCAGATAGCCCGTAACCCACCTCCCACTGATCGGCACGAAGGTTGTCAATTTCGCTCCCCTCACTGTCCAGAAGACTTCCCGCTTCGATTTGAAAGATATCTGTTGATAGAATAGCTGGCTTGGTAAAAGGATGTGTCGATTGAAGTGAAGAGTATTCCCCAGGGTCGTGAGGTAAACCGCTGATGTTTTAATAAGCCACATATGAGCTGGCATTTTTCCCGCAGGCGCGGGGGTAAACCAACGCAAAAATGGAAAAGACTCTCATCGCTTCAATTTTCCCGCAGAAGCGGGGGTAAGCAAATAGCTTGTAGGGCAGGTAGCTAGAGCTAGCATCGCCAGTGTACGCACGGTAAGGGCCGCCTGCAGGCGACCGGTGTAGCCGCTACATCCGCCTTGCAGGTTAAAACGCAGACAAATTCAGGTGCTGTTCGACTCAGAAACGCGCGCGCACACCGACTACTAGCGCTCGTGGTTTTCCTGGAGCCACGAACCGTTCGTCGTCAAATCCAGGATACGCAGCCTCTAGGACCTCATCAGATTCGCCGTAGACGCCGAAGGTCTCATACTCTTGATCAAGAACATTATCGATATGTCCGAAGACTTCTAGATCTTCGATTACCTCATACATGGCGCGAAGGTTGACGATCGAGAAACCGTCAATTTTGGGGTTCTCATTAGCTTCATCGCCGCGGTAATACTGACTGCTCTGGTAGCTGAAGATCGCCCCCAGATGTAATTTCGAGGTAACATCCCAGTCAGCCGTTATTTTGAGATTGTGCATGGGGAGTCCGGGGATGGAGTCCCCTTCCTCAACCTGGCGATCCGGGCCACGGGGATTATTGGGGCTGAAGGAGGTGTATGGCGTTTGGTAAGTAGCATCCAAGAGCGTATACCCAAGACCAAATGTTACGCTGTTAAAACGTTTCTGCCCCGCCAGTTCAAGGCCCATGCGGCGCGTGCGGCCAACATTGGCGAAGAACCCTTCTGAGGGTGCTCCCCCAGCCTGCTGAAAGATGATGTCATCATGATTAATGGTGTGGAACACCCCGACATTCCAGCGGTAGCCCAGATCATACCCACGTATGCCTGCCTCAAAAGTTTTCGCCACGACCTGCTCAAGGGGTGGGTCCGCAACGAAGCCGTTCGGCAGTTTACAGGGATCCTCCGGATCAGCGCAGCTCAACTCAGCAGGGGTGGGCGCCCGAGAAGACTCACTGTAACTGCCGTACACGCTTGATATCGGCGCTATCTGCCAAGCAAAGCCTAGCGCCGGATTGAAGCGGTTGAATGTATGGTCCCCGTCAAGGGCGCCATCTTCATTTTGATCCTCCATCTTGACCTGCGTCCGATTGTAGCGGCCAGATAGGGTCAGATCGAAAACCTCAGACAGCGCCAGCGTATTGGTAAAGAAGATACCCGCATTCTGAACATCAGCGTCGAGACGGACGCGGGACTCGACATCGAACAGGTTGACGCCCGAAACACCCCGGTCAGCGCCCGGGGTCGCATTGCGAAGTACGGCCAGTTGAGTATCAGATTCAAATTCGATCGCCGCAAAATCATAGTTGCCTCCGACTATCAGCTGATTCTCTCTGCCCTGGAATTCATTCAAAAGCGCGACTTGGGTGGCAATGCCCCCACTCTGCTGTTCTGTTTTTGAGGTATTAAGAGTGCCGTCCAGTTCGTCAGCTTCCAGGGTGGGGGCAAGGTCTTCCAGAGAAAATCCTGCGTTACCCGCGAAACTCACGGGTTCGTCGACATCGCCTTCTTCGCAGAGGGTTGCCTCACCCGCATTCGGACCGGAGGTTAACACGCACTCATCATAGTCGCTGTCATCACCATTTAATGCCTCCACGGTACTGTGGCGATAGTAAACGTTGCCGGCCAGTTGGAGCGTGTCCGAAAGCCAGGTTTCCCCGTTAAGCGCCAGAAGCGCCAGATTGTTCTCAGTTTTATCTGGCTGGGTGTAAATGGCCTCACGACCTTCCAAAGGCATCAGTTCAAGAGGCACTGCGCCATTGCCAATTAGCGAGTTATTGCTGGTGGCCCCGGTGAACTCCAGCAAACTGTCGCCGCGCCGCCAGCTGAGATTAGCCAGCCCTTGACGGACTCTCGACGGGGAAAAGTCTCTCCAGCCATCTTCCTCGTAATAATTACCGATAAGGTAGTAGCCCAGTTCGCCATTGTTGCCGCCAGTCTGAGCCTCCAAGCCAAATCGTCCAAACTCACCACCAGAGACCTCCACTTGACTTTCTGTGTAGCTGAAGCCGGTCTTGGTCCGTATCGATAAGGCGCCACCCAGCGTGTTCTGTCCGAATACCGGGTTGGAGCCCGCAAACAAGTTGATCGAATCTATGGCCCCCTCCGGCACTAAATCCCAGTTAACCGTATCGCCGAAGGGTTCATTGAATCGGATGCCGTTGACATAGACGGACAGTCCCTGCGGCAGGCCTAGCAAGGGAGAAGCGGTGAAACCGCGATACTGAATGTCTGGTTGGAAGGGATTGTTGACGGCTTCGTTGACGCTGACACTGTTGAAGTTAAAACGGAGATACTCCGCGAGATTGAGCGATTGCGCCTGTTCAAGATCCTCACTGTCAGCGGTTTGCACCGAGGCGGGTATGCGCTTTTTCTCCAGGCCGATCCCGTGGATAGGGGTCGTGCCAATAACTGTGATGGCTTCCAATGTTAAGGGTTCTTGACCTACGTTTTCCTGACTTACACCGATGTTGGGCAAGACGATAACGCCAGTTATAGCTGGTATCCCAAGGCATTTACTCAATCTCATTAGCTACCTCTTCTCTTATTGGGTTTTTATTCGATGGGCAGAGATAGAAGCGATCCTATGGCAGATCCAGAAACGCCCCAACCACTCCGATTTCGAGATCCCCCGCAGTTACCCGGGGGGAGTAAATTTCATCGACTGCGAGCTCTGATTTGACCGTGAGGGGCCATAACAGAACCAGGAAAGCCAGTTTGAGTTTGAATCCGTGGCGCGGTGCGCCTGCGTTATTCGTTGCTCGAGACATAGATCACCTTGAAGAAGTGACGGAAAGTAAGGGGCATCGAATGACAGGCTATTGATCTGAGCGCTACAGAAACATAAGTCTTTGGTACTCATTTTGTCCGTCAAAAGGACAGTCCGGGAATGCTGGTGGAGTTGGAGGGCGGTTTCTTTTGTGGATGACGCTTCGAATTCAAGTTCATTTCAACCTTTTCACTTACTATCCTGGCCTGTTCCTACCTTGTCATGGACGCCTCGCGCCCATGAATTGTGGCTATTTACCCCTTCGGGAGAAAGTCGATGAAGGCAAGCAAGCACTCGCCCAGAGCGTTGCTGTGTTCAGTACTATTGTCCATTCCTCTGTTCGGTCAAGCGGAGACTGTGAATTGGACAAATTGGCTCACTGGCCAGATAAGCAAACATCCGGATGTTATGGCGGCGACAGAGCAGGCGGCAGCCCGGAATCAGGATGCTGAGGCAAGCGAACAACCGCTGTATAACCCGGAGCTGTCTGTTGGAGCAGACAGAACGGGCAGTGAAAACAACTTTGAGGCAGGGCTGTCACAAACGATCGATTGGTCTGATCAACAGGGTGCGCTAAAGGACAAGGCAAAGCTGATCAGGCTTTCCGCTGAAGCTGATTTGAACGAAGCGGTTTTGGCACAAACGTCCGAGTCGCTGTTTGCGCTTGTCGAGTGGCGCGCGGCGACGCGTGCCGAAGAAATTGCGGAATCCCAGCAACACCGTCTGGATGCCTTGCTGGAGCAGGTTGAGCAACGCCAGCAGGCGGGCGACCTGGGTCGTACCGATGCAGAGCTGCTTTTTTTAAGCCTTTCTCAGCAGCTCAGTGAACTCGCCCAGGCAAAGGCTGCGGTTGATCAGGCGCAAGCCCGGGTCAGAGAGCTTCTGCCGGATTGGCGGCCTCAGGATGGGGGGATCCCCGGGCACATTTGGCCGGCTCTTGCTTCCAGGGTCGATAACGACAATTTGCTGGCTCATCCGTCAATTGTTGCCGCCCGCGCGAGGTGGCAGGTGCTGCGGAGCGAAGCCGAGGTGGTCAGTCGCAGAGCGACGGCATCTCCCACGGTCGGGCTGAGCGGAGGGCGTGATGGCGGTGAGAACCTGGTTGGCCTGACGTTCTCGATCCCTCTGAATGTCCGTAATAACTACGGTGCCGAAATCCAGGCTGCCAACCGACGATCATTAGAGGCCGAAGCTCGGTTTCAGGCACTTTATCGGAAGCAGCAGTATGGTCTGGCGGGCGCCCGAGCTGCCTGGAAGCGATACGACACCCAACTCAGCCGATGGACAGAACTCTCCCAGGGGCGTGTACAGCGAAGTGCT
It encodes:
- a CDS encoding TonB-dependent receptor domain-containing protein codes for the protein MEAITVIGTTPIHGIGLEKKRIPASVQTADSEDLEQAQSLNLAEYLRFNFNSVSVNEAVNNPFQPDIQYRGFTASPLLGLPQGLSVYVNGIRFNEPFGDTVNWDLVPEGAIDSINLFAGSNPVFGQNTLGGALSIRTKTGFSYTESQVEVSGGEFGRFGLEAQTGGNNGELGYYLIGNYYEEDGWRDFSPSRVRQGLANLSWRRGDSLLEFTGATSNNSLIGNGAVPLELMPLEGREAIYTQPDKTENNLALLALNGETWLSDTLQLAGNVYYRHSTVEALNGDDSDYDECVLTSGPNAGEATLCEEGDVDEPVSFAGNAGFSLEDLAPTLEADELDGTLNTSKTEQQSGGIATQVALLNEFQGRENQLIVGGNYDFAAIEFESDTQLAVLRNATPGADRGVSGVNLFDVESRVRLDADVQNAGIFFTNTLALSEVFDLTLSGRYNRTQVKMEDQNEDGALDGDHTFNRFNPALGFAWQIAPISSVYGSYSESSRAPTPAELSCADPEDPCKLPNGFVADPPLEQVVAKTFEAGIRGYDLGYRWNVGVFHTINHDDIIFQQAGGAPSEGFFANVGRTRRMGLELAGQKRFNSVTFGLGYTLLDATYQTPYTSFSPNNPRGPDRQVEEGDSIPGLPMHNLKITADWDVTSKLHLGAIFSYQSSQYYRGDEANENPKIDGFSIVNLRAMYEVIEDLEVFGHIDNVLDQEYETFGVYGESDEVLEAAYPGFDDERFVAPGKPRALVVGVRARF
- a CDS encoding TolC family protein, whose translation is MNWTNWLTGQISKHPDVMAATEQAAARNQDAEASEQPLYNPELSVGADRTGSENNFEAGLSQTIDWSDQQGALKDKAKLIRLSAEADLNEAVLAQTSESLFALVEWRAATRAEEIAESQQHRLDALLEQVEQRQQAGDLGRTDAELLFLSLSQQLSELAQAKAAVDQAQARVRELLPDWRPQDGGIPGHIWPALASRVDNDNLLAHPSIVAARARWQVLRSEAEVVSRRATASPTVGLSGGRDGGENLVGLTFSIPLNVRNNYGAEIQAANRRSLEAEARFQALYRKQQYGLAGARAAWKRYDTQLSRWTELSQGRVQRSADLLEKQWQVGDLSTSEYLQALGQRAESLKTGIELEKQAQLGLIELLSQSGELITPFQK
- a CDS encoding P-II family nitrogen regulator; amino-acid sequence: MYEIKAYVREVMAEHVVDALARVKGVTSIAVVPLSEFGHLVGDESPLEKVKMVKLEVNVATDDVAGEVVELIVRTGRTQDGHPGDGKVLVSRLVRAVRIEDGETGESALEPASS